One part of the Methanobacterium petrolearium genome encodes these proteins:
- a CDS encoding DUF2226 domain-containing protein, with product MWLPSEEPQHIVRGNLKISHMPDLGYIKILEGGNESLLLIKEEKIVAAWNLNVQSLEETYENKAMDLVIISPESRIEVYELDDNMFSTIIDLNEECKLPLPVEIDFLLEKVGESSREEVLSKYRIIDPSEDDIDNLLEDYKSKIGGR from the coding sequence ATGTGGCTTCCTTCAGAAGAACCCCAACATATAGTTAGGGGTAACTTGAAAATATCTCATATGCCTGATTTGGGTTACATCAAGATTTTAGAAGGAGGCAACGAATCATTACTTCTAATCAAAGAGGAAAAAATTGTTGCTGCCTGGAATTTGAACGTTCAATCTCTTGAAGAAACTTATGAAAACAAAGCAATGGATTTAGTTATTATAAGTCCAGAATCAAGAATAGAAGTATATGAACTGGATGATAATATGTTTTCAACTATCATTGATTTGAATGAGGAATGTAAATTGCCATTACCCGTGGAAATAGACTTTTTACTGGAAAAAGTAGGAGAAAGTAGTCGTGAAGAAGTTCTATCTAAATACCGGATAATAGATCCGTCTGAAGATGATATTGATAACTTATTAGAAGATTATAAATCCAAGATAGGTGGAAGATAA
- the phoU gene encoding phosphate signaling complex protein PhoU yields the protein MKKGYPRVRFQKRLDELKNEVDKMGQAALKAYRDAFSTFIDYDVEVVNNVMETNKKVHEMGYQVEHDAMGIIAAEQPVAGDLRFIETSIKVSSHLKRISGLASNIAEVASHVKDEEIPEKPMFDLQRMADIVDGMVSKSLAAFLGKNMAVARELHRDDDKVDDLFDQALKDITKSMFQDKESISYSIYLLFLARFLERIADRAENIGDRTIFMITCEKLPLIGEEKD from the coding sequence ATGAAAAAAGGATACCCAAGGGTACGGTTCCAGAAAAGGTTGGATGAACTAAAAAATGAAGTGGATAAAATGGGGCAAGCTGCTTTAAAAGCTTACCGTGATGCTTTTAGCACATTCATTGATTATGATGTAGAAGTAGTAAATAATGTAATGGAAACTAATAAAAAGGTCCATGAAATGGGTTACCAAGTTGAACACGATGCTATGGGAATTATAGCTGCTGAACAACCAGTTGCTGGAGATTTAAGGTTTATAGAGACCAGTATAAAAGTTTCTAGCCACTTAAAACGGATTTCTGGTTTGGCTTCTAACATTGCTGAGGTAGCAAGTCATGTGAAGGATGAAGAGATCCCTGAAAAACCCATGTTTGATCTGCAACGTATGGCAGACATTGTGGATGGTATGGTCAGTAAGAGTTTAGCTGCATTTTTAGGGAAAAATATGGCTGTTGCCAGGGAACTTCATCGGGATGATGATAAGGTAGATGATCTTTTTGATCAGGCCCTGAAAGATATAACAAAAAGTATGTTCCAGGATAAAGAGTCAATTTCTTATTCCATCTATCTTTTATTCTTGGCACGTTTCTTGGAGAGGATAGCTGATCGTGCAGAAAATATTGGGGATAGAACCATTTTCATGATCACCTGTGAAAAACTACCACTCATTGGTGAAGAAA